A genomic stretch from Helianthus annuus cultivar XRQ/B chromosome 1, HanXRQr2.0-SUNRISE, whole genome shotgun sequence includes:
- the LOC110932028 gene encoding uncharacterized protein LOC110932028 yields the protein MRLNTKDIHNIAVEVAKVMKNAQTGNVNQSGERHEDSSAASTPVQREGMGERKNTIATTPLERKGEYFKAKECTYKHFMSCKPQSFDGRKGALEAQDWLNRMESVLDICECDDRNKVRFTVHMFEAEALQWWNIVVRTEGKEKVKEMKWEEFIHKFLAKYCPPSETEQLEVEFFQLKMGNKTYREYVSRFNDISRLVSYLALTEEQLINRFIWGLPSKMRVFIKSKSPKTFAETVEAGAVMAAEMILRQAESPAPKRKWEERKGDTRNNNFKRPKTFPQCQICKRFHTGECRFPCPNCKKTSHALQECKEKKKCFKCGDPNHMRSECPELKRNDKTQPNQPKGRAFVLTTEEAKTNTDVITGTYLINDVYARVLFDTGANRSLVSTTFRPYLNQASQTLDHTFTVEMADGSQREIVDIVKNCKISLNNHVIPVDLMPMELGEFDIVIGMDWLTPYHAEVICDKRIVRLRLPNGKQITVSGDRTDKTKNLITIAQAHNA from the coding sequence ATGCGTCTAAATACTAAGGATATCCACAATATAGCTGTGGAAGTGGCTAAGGTAATGAAGAATGCACAAACCGGTAATGTTAACCAATCTGGAGAACGACATGAAGACAGCTCAGCAGCCTCCACGCCAGTACAAAGGGAAGGAATGGGCGAAAGGAAAAACACTATTGCAACCACGCCACTAGAAAGAAAAGGTGAATATTTCAAAGCAAAGGAATGTACTTATAAGCACTTCATGTCCTGTAAACCTCAGTCCTTTGATGGAAGAAAGGGAGCACTAGAAGCTCAAGACtggctcaacagaatggagtcagtATTAGACATATGTGAGTGTGATGACCGCAACAAAGTACGGTTCACCGTACATATGTTTGAAGCTGAAGCTCTTCAATGGTGGAACATTGTCGTCCGAACAGAGGGAAAAGAAAAGGTTAAGGAGATGAAGTGGGAGGAGTTTATTCATAAGTTTCTTGCTAAGTATTGTCCTCCCAGTGAGACTGAGCAACTAGAAGTGGAATTCTTTCAGttaaaaatgggaaataaaacctaTCGAGAATATGTTTCTCGTTTCAATGACATATCTCGACTGGTTTCTTATTTAGCATTGACTGAGGAACAACTGATCAATAGGTTTATTTGGGGTCTACCCTCTAAAATGAGGGTGTTTATCAAATCCAAATCCCCGAAGACTTTTGCAGAAACTGTTGAGGCTGGCGCCGTCATGGCTGCCGAGATGATTCTGCGGCAGGCTGAATCTCCCGCACCAAAAAGAAAGTGGGAAGAAAGAAAGGGGGACACCCGGAATAACAACTTTAAAAGGCCTAAAACATTTCCTCAATGTCAAATTTGCAAACGTTTTCATACGGGGGAATGTCGTTTTCCTTGTCCAAATTGTAAAAAGACGAGTCATGCTCTTCAAGAATGCAAGGAAAAGAAGaagtgtttcaaatgtggagacccTAACCACATGAGATCTGAATGTCCCGAACTTAAAAGAAATGATAAGACACAACCAAATCAGCCAAAAGGGCGGGCATTTGTACTCACCACAGAAGAAGCCAAGACCAATACAGACGTTATCACGGGTACGTATCTCATAAATGATGTATATgcgcgtgtgttatttgataccggtgcaaATAGAAGTCTAGTGTCGACTACCTTTAGACCTTACTTGAACCAGGCGTCCCAAACCCTAGATCATACCTTTACAGTAGAAATGGCTGATGGAAGTCAAAGAGAGATAGTTGACATAGTTAAGAATTGTAAAATAAGCTTGAACAACCATGTTATCCCTGTAGACCTAATGCCTATGGAACTTGGAGAATTCGACATAGTCATAGGAATGGACTGGTTGACACCATATCATGCGGAAGTTATATGTGACAAAAGGATCGTCCGACTCCGATTACCCAACGGCAAACAGATAACAGTGTCGGGAGACCGCACTGACAAGACTAAGAACCTCATCACGATAGCACAAGCACATAATGCCTAA
- the LOC110932019 gene encoding uncharacterized protein LOC110932019: MLLKWLWRFKNEEGSLWKRVIEALHVSNRRWDVFPWNKQSTRPWRKLVKVGYALKVQGVNFVNMICGSVGNDLDIRFWLDTWMNDEPLKDLFPNLFRLEKNEWSKVCDRVGNDAQIGVINWEWKRYPSSSSEVAELLECHRMVSAIRLGDRRDVWRWNVGFNCPYTVKEARLWLSRKGPIEEGFKYKWCKWLPSKCNVFMWRANLDRIPTKLALNRRNINVGEGLCTFCGEVEETTEHIFTACHLANGVWNGIASWVRITPVFVFSVKDILELVDHLKVSTLKAEVLFGIFVLTCWRIWAARNEALFSQKNANVARIVADIKSFGFLWFNSRSKKGGLVWKDWCNLLLDTLIVGDFQFALLFDSIPDMEELKHTSCANYELFIAENLESFNQCRSSELQVQGTRIRACFNGWVILSSHPDRLLWSLWNPLTSKFIRLPPLVRDSHAFCLLLLPDDQSLVFMLLSDKIPTIIFCRLDPNKKRKRLKWTEMSYAKQLRSLIGVDDCFLESPACCNGKVYALALGTHYRSVIHVDFVVRGKEVVISLVPVVNVPHTSPSSFDTVYSFLKGYCAKLFYIELVHLKDEARILEVRLFTLDMTSMTWEEMEDLKDDIFFLDLSSCSVFYKSAVASQIGGCVHILGAMDNIISFHVKERTMSPSSVPCIVRESQVLVWAMLECRLEADRPEAKQDQGTEVVIRSVNCDETEFDSTTSESTLLNIPFHILEMITEHCYGVKTFMNFRATCKHCYLAAPLKRPHMNSPWLLVLRNDKRIFSLIDPLCGDEYVLKTPRELYGHYDILCSRYGWLLLFKLPGCELVFCNPFTGKIRNLPATPCSLGSMCFSAPPTSPDCMVVGFTTRGPYHVYIHFMSQEPPSWCGYRLDSGTNDPYFFHFPTFSGRGDIYASCNNERVDAFRDIGKEDFSWEVVKDNAPCRLKTTFFLSKCDQHLLLVIVGEDGEFVEVFKLNDSTNDWEKINDLGKHMIYISETSCVCLDAKSPQMGNKIYFPRYHGNNTKPQTRNNIYFPRLLDNTDMKIVFYSLETCNYHTFDDKNTQQSFGASLIITLRPRDPHTWIE; this comes from the exons ATGCTGCTGAAATGGCTTTGGAGGTTCAAGAATGAAGAGGGGTCACTTTGGAAAAGAGTCATTGAAGCCCTACATGTCTCGAATAGGAGGTGGGATGTCTTTCCGTGGAACAAACAATCAACGAGGCCTTGGAGAAAACTTGTGAAAGTGGGTTATGCGCTAAAGGTTCAGGGAGTTAACTTTGTTAATATGATCTGCGGGTCAGTGGGTAACGACCTTGACATTAGATTTTGGTTGGATACTTGGATGAATGATGAACCGCTGAAAGATTTATTTCCGAACCTATTTCGTCTAGAAAAAAACGAGTGGAGTAAAGTGTGTGATAGAGTTGGTAATGATGCTCAGATAGGGGTGATCAATTGGGAATGGAAAAGGTATCCTAGCTCTAGTAGTGAAGTAGCAGAACTGTTGGAGTGTCATAGAATGGTGTCGGCCATTCGGCTTGGGGATAGGAGGGATGTATGGAGATGGAATGTTGGTTTTAATTGTCCATATACTGTAAAGGAGGCTCGGTTGTGGTTGAGTAGGAAGGGACCAATTGAGGAGGGATTTAAGTATAAATGGTGTAAATGGTTACCAAGTAAATGTAATGTGTTCATGTGGAGGGCTAATTTGGATAGGATTCCGACGAAGCTTGCTCTTAATCGGCGGAACATCAATGTTGGTGAAGGCTTGTGTACTTTTTGTGGCGAGGTTGAGGAAACTACGGAACACATTTTTACGGCGTGCCATTTGGCTAACGGTGTATGGAATGGTATTGCGTCTTGGGTTAGAATTACCccggtgtttgttttttctgttaAAGATATCTTGGAACTGGTGGACCATCTGAAGGTTTCAACTTTGAAGGCGGAGGTTCTGTTTGGTATTTTCGTTTTAACTTGTTGGAGGATTTGGGCAGCTAGGAACGAAGCTTTATTCTCACAGAAGAATGCTAATGTGGCGAGGATAGTGGCGGATATTAAATCGTTTGGGTTTCTTTGGTTTAATAGTAGATCGAAGAAGGGCGGGTTGGTTTGGAAAGATTGGTGTAATTTATTACTTGAT ACATTGATAGTCGGAGACTTTCAATTTGCTTTGCTTTTCGATTCCATACCAG ATATGGAGGAGCTAAAGCATACTTCTTGTGCAAATTACGAGTTGTTTATTGCTGAGAATCTGGAATCTTTTAATCAGTGTAGAAGCAGTGAGCTCCAGGTCCAGGGGACAAGAATCCGAGCATGTTTCAATGGCTGGGTGATTCTCTCCAGTCATCCGGACCGCCTCCTGTGGTCTCTTTGGAACCCACTCACCTCTAAATTCATTCGTCTCCCGCCTTTGGTTCGTGATTCTCATGCTTTTTGTTTGTTACTCCTCCCTGATGAtcaaagtttggtttttatgtTGCTATCAGACAAAATTCCTACCATTATTTTTTGTCGGCTAGACCCTAATAAGAAGAGAAAGAGGCTAAAATGGACTGAGATGTCATATGCTAAACAACTCCGGAGCTTAATCGGTGTAGATGATTGTTTCCTAGAATCTCCAGCTTGTTGCAATGGTAAAGTATATGCCCTGGCCTTGGGGACTCATTATAGGTCTGTCATACATGTTGACTTTGTGGTTAGAGGTAAAGAAGTTGTGATAAGTCTAGTGCCGGTTGTGAACGTCCCTCATACTTCCCCTTCGAGTTTCGACACCGTCTATTCTTTTTTGAAAGGATATTGTGCTAAGTTGTTCTACATTGAACTAGTACATCTTAAGGATGAAGCGAGGATTCTTGAGGTGCGTTTGTTTACATTGGATATGACTTCTATGACATGGGAGGAAATGGAAGACCTCAAAGATGATATATTTTTCCTGGATTTATCTTCATGCTCGGTATTCTACAAGTCCGCAGTTGCCTCACAGATCGGGGGTTGTGTTCATATTCTTGGTGCGATGGACAATATAATCTCATTCCATGTCAAAGAAAGAACCATGTCTCCATCTTCAGTGCCTTGTATCGTACGAGAAAGCCAAGTGTTAGTGTGGGCAATGCTCGAATGCAG GTTGGAAGCTGACCGTCCCGAAGCTAAACAAGACCAAGGCACTGAGGTAGTCATAAGATCAGTTAACTGTGATGAGACTGAATTTGATAGCACGACAAGCGAGTCAACTCTCCTCAATATTCCATTTCATATTTTGGAAATGATTACAGAGCACTGTTATGGTGTCAAGACGTTCATGAATTTCCGTGCTACATGCAAACATTGTTATTTAGCAGCCCCGTTAAAGAGACCGCATATGAATTCACCATGGTTGTTGGTGTTACGCAATGATAAACGCATTTTCTCATTGATAGATCCGTTATGTGGTGACGAGTATGTTTTAAAAACACCTCGGGAACTCTACGGTCATTACGACATATTATGTTCCAGGTATGGTTGGTTGTTATTGTTTAAATTGCCTGGATGCGAGCTGGTGTTCTGTAACCCATTTACAGGTAAAATCCGTAACCTTCCAGCGACGCCTTGTTCTCTTGGAAGCATGTGTTTTTCGGCACCACCTACTTCCCCTGATTGTATGGTTGTTGGATTCACAACACGCGGGCCTTATCATGTCTACATCCACTTTATGTCTCAGGAACCCCCTTCATGGTGCGGATATCGTTTGGATTCTGGCACTAACGATCCATATTTCTTTCACTTTCCAACATTCAGTGGCCGGGGGGATATTTACGCCTCGTGTAACAATGAAAGAGTTGATGCTTTTAGAGACATTGGTAAAGAAGATTTCTCTTGGGAGGTTGTCAAAGACAATGCCCCTTGCAGACTTAAGACGACGTTCTTTCTATCCAAATGTGATCAACATCTTTTACTTGTTATCGTGGGTGAGGATGGAGAATTCGTTGAGGTGTTCAAACTAAATGATTCTACAAACGACTGGGAGAAAATAAATGATTTAGGAAAACACATGATTTATATATCTGAAACATCATGTGTCTGCCTTGATGCCAAATCACCACAAATGGGGAACAAGATCTACTTTCCAAGATATCACGGGAACAATACGAAACCACAAACGAGGAACAACATCTACTTTCCAAGATTATTAGACAACACGGATATGAAGATAGTGTTCTATTCTCTCGAGACATGCAACTATCACACATTTGATGACAAAAATACCCAACAAAGTTTCGGTGCCAGTTTAATCATAACTTTACGTCCTCGTGACCCACATACATGGATTGAATAA